GTCGAGCAATGGGCGAACAGCGTGTCGCCATTGGACAGGATGAAATTGAAGGTGCCGTGGGCGGCGATTTCGCCCGCCAGTTCGGCCATCGCCGCGCGCAGCACATGCGGCGCCGGCGCGCCATGGGGGAAGCGTCGCGCCAGTTGCGACAGCAGGTGGCAGAACGCGGCCTCGCTGTCCGTGTCGCCCTGCGGGCGGTACAGGCTGGGCTGCGGTGCAAAACCCTTCAGGTCGCCATTGTGGGCGAAGCTCCACGTCTGGTCCCACAGCCGGCGCGCGAACGGGTGGCTGTTTTCCAGCGCGATACGGCCCTGGGTGGCCTTGCGGATGTGGGCCAGGATATTGCGGGCCCGCAGCGGACGGCGGCGGATGCGCGCCGCCAGCGGCGAGTCGATGGCGGCCCGGTGGTCGGTAAACAGGCGGCAGCGCTTGCCGCTGTGGAAGGCGATGCCCCAGCCGTCCTTGTGCTCGTCGGTGCGGCCGCCCCGTTCGGCGAAGACGTCGAAGAATGCGCCGAGCCCGGCGGGGAGGCTGCTGTTCAATCCGAGGAGCTGGCACATGGCGACACCGAATCCCGTTAATAAGTATGTTGAGTTAGGGTAACAATACGCCCGCACGACTGCCGAGGGAACGAATCTTTTCCAATATGCTTATTTAGCCCAGCATGGTTGTTGTTGTGTGGCAATTTCTCGTGCGGGGTTATTCGTCTGCCGCATAAGAAACGGCGAAACGATTCGTTTTCCGGCGGCACCCTGGCGCGTACGCTGTCTCCATCGATCCTTCGTGGCGAAAGGCAGCAATGCGTTATCCGATCCTGAACCAATATCTGGCGGGGCTCGTTCAACGGGCCGATGCGTCGTCCTCCCTGTGGCTGGACGCGTCGGGCCGGGCCCATGGCCGTTTCTTCAACTGCACCATGACGAGTGTGTTCCAGCCCGTGCGCATCCTCGACAGCGGCTCGCTCGCGGCGTGCGAGGGGCTGGCAAGGGGCATCTCGGCCGAGGATGAAGGGTTGTCGCTGTGGCGCCTGCTGGAGCACGCGGCCAGCGACGACGAATCGGTCGAACTGGACCGGCTGTGCCGCATGCTGCACGCCATCAATTTCTTCCGCCAGCCTGAAAGCGCGGACACCGACCTGCACCTGAACGTGCATGGCCGCCTGCTGAGCGCCGTCAGCAGCAACCATGGTTTTGCGTTCCGCCGCATCCTGGACGCGCTGGAGCTGCCGCTGGCCCGCATCGTCCTGCAACTGCCGGCCACCGTGCCGCAGCAGGGCTGGCTGCTGAACTACGTGGCCGACAACTACCGCCGCAACGGCTTCCGCTTTGCCGTCACCGTCGCGAGCGCGGCGGAGGGGCTGGGGCTGGTCGAGCGCGTGCGGCCGGACATCGTGCGCGTGGATGCACGCCTCGCTTGCGACTGGGAAGCGCTGGCGCGGTTGATCGACACCGTCGGCAACGCCGGCGGGCGGGCCCTGTTCCACCATGCCGAGCGGCCCGATGCGC
This is a stretch of genomic DNA from Pseudoduganella chitinolytica. It encodes these proteins:
- a CDS encoding EAL domain-containing protein, which translates into the protein MRYPILNQYLAGLVQRADASSSLWLDASGRAHGRFFNCTMTSVFQPVRILDSGSLAACEGLARGISAEDEGLSLWRLLEHAASDDESVELDRLCRMLHAINFFRQPESADTDLHLNVHGRLLSAVSSNHGFAFRRILDALELPLARIVLQLPATVPQQGWLLNYVADNYRRNGFRFAVTVASAAEGLGLVERVRPDIVRVDARLACDWEALARLIDTVGNAGGRALFHHAERPDALKALHGIAELASYVPLVQGHALDLPRAVLPGLAARAAA
- a CDS encoding class II glutamine amidotransferase translates to MCQLLGLNSSLPAGLGAFFDVFAERGGRTDEHKDGWGIAFHSGKRCRLFTDHRAAIDSPLAARIRRRPLRARNILAHIRKATQGRIALENSHPFARRLWDQTWSFAHNGDLKGFAPQPSLYRPQGDTDSEAAFCHLLSQLARRFPHGAPAPHVLRAAMAELAGEIAAHGTFNFILSNGDTLFAHCSTNLHYRLQAGKAIVATQPVDDTSGWVAFAPGELKAFGQGLLRA